The Sporocytophaga myxococcoides genome contains the following window.
ATGGTTATTTAGACTAATTTTAAATACAGGTGCAATTTTAAGGATATTTAGACTAATTACAAATACAATTCAGAAAAATTCTAAATAAAAGTTTTGAGAGTGAATGGATTTTAGAATTGGGGGGAAAAGTTTTAAAGGAGCTGAAAGATATCTTTTATCAGTGCAAATCTTTTATTTCAAATCCTTGTTCCCTAATTTGAATAGAATGCAGGGAATCTGCGTTATCCAGTTATATAATACAATCTAAACTTATTTTTTATGGACAAACAACAAATTTTGGAGACTTATAAAGTCTATCTTCTAGAAAATGGTAAAATTCCAACATCTGTATACTCTTTTTGTAAGTTATTAAATATATCAGAATCAGAGTTTTATGGGTATTATAATTCCCTTGAGGCAATCGAGCGTGATTTCTGGCTCCAGGTATTTGAGTCTTCTCTCACTCAATTAGAGCAGGATCCTATTTATCAAAACTATTCTGCCCGCGAAAAACTGCTGGCCTTCTATTTCGTGTGGATTCAGAAAATGAGAGAAAACAGAAGTTATGTGCTCCTGAAAAAAGACAATCTGAAGCTCTATGAAATTGCTAGCAATAATGTTCTTGACGATTTCAAAAATGCCTTTTATAAATACGTCGATACACTGATTAAACAAGGAGTGGAAACAAGGGAGGTAAAAGAACGCAAGTATATTTCCGATAAATATAAGCACGGCTTCTGGCTTCAGGCTTTATTTGTACTGAATTACTGGGTTGAAGATACCAGCAACAATTTTGAAAAGACTGATGCTGCTATTGAAAAAGCTGTAGATTTGAGTTTTAGGCTTATTGGAGAACATACAATGGACAGCCTTATCGACTTCGGGAAATTTTTACTGACCAAAAAGTAAGATGATGAAAGAGCAGGAAAACATTCCCACAGGAAAGGTTGAGAGAGCTACACGATTTGTCAGTGCGGGTATCAAGGTTGGTGGTAATTATGTAAAGCATTATACCAAAAAACTGCTGGATCCTTCTTTAACAAAGGAGGATTTGCATGAAGACAATGCAAAAGACATTTACAATACATTAAGCAACCTCAAAGGCAGCGCCCTTAAAGTCGCTCAAATGTTGAGTATGGATAGAGGAATGCTGCCAACTGCTTATGTAGACAGGTTTTCCCTTTCTCAATACAGCGCTCCTCCATTATCTGGTCCGCTGGTTGTAAATACATTTAATAAAACCCTTGGTAAAAGCCCGCAGCAATTGTATGACCACTTTGATATGCATGCCTGCAATGCTGCGTCGATCGGTCAGGTACATAAAGCTGTAAAAGACGGAAAGAAACTTGCGGTAAAAATTCAGTATCCCGGAGTGGCTGGTAGTGTGAGTTCGGATCTTAAGATTGTTAAACCATTTGCAATAAGACTGGTCGGAATGAAAGAGGTGGAAATGGATAAATATTTTGAAGAAATAGAATCCAAGCTTCTTGAAGAAACGGATTACAAATTAGAGGTACGTCGTTCTATTGAATTATCAGAATCCTGTAGTCATATAGAGAATCTTGTTTTCCCGAAATATTATCCTGAGCTGTCTTCAGAAAGAATCATTACCATGGACTGGCTTGAAGGCAAGCATTTGAAAGAGTTTATTGATACCAATCCTTCTCAGGAAATCCGAAATAAAATCGGACAAGCCCTTTGGGACTTTTATCATTTTCAGGTCCATCACCTCAGGAAAGTGCATGCAGATCCACATCCTGGTAATTTTCTCATGCGTGATGATGGGACTGTAGGCATATTTGACTTTGGTTGTGTAAAGGAAATTCCAGAGTTTTTTTATGAAAACTATTTCAGACTGACCAACAGGGACATTTATAAGGATGAATCGAAATGGAAACAGATTTATACTAATCTGGAATTGATTCATCCAAAT
Protein-coding sequences here:
- a CDS encoding TetR/AcrR family transcriptional regulator, yielding MDKQQILETYKVYLLENGKIPTSVYSFCKLLNISESEFYGYYNSLEAIERDFWLQVFESSLTQLEQDPIYQNYSAREKLLAFYFVWIQKMRENRSYVLLKKDNLKLYEIASNNVLDDFKNAFYKYVDTLIKQGVETREVKERKYISDKYKHGFWLQALFVLNYWVEDTSNNFEKTDAAIEKAVDLSFRLIGEHTMDSLIDFGKFLLTKK
- a CDS encoding ABC1 kinase family protein, which codes for MKEQENIPTGKVERATRFVSAGIKVGGNYVKHYTKKLLDPSLTKEDLHEDNAKDIYNTLSNLKGSALKVAQMLSMDRGMLPTAYVDRFSLSQYSAPPLSGPLVVNTFNKTLGKSPQQLYDHFDMHACNAASIGQVHKAVKDGKKLAVKIQYPGVAGSVSSDLKIVKPFAIRLVGMKEVEMDKYFEEIESKLLEETDYKLEVRRSIELSESCSHIENLVFPKYYPELSSERIITMDWLEGKHLKEFIDTNPSQEIRNKIGQALWDFYHFQVHHLRKVHADPHPGNFLMRDDGTVGIFDFGCVKEIPEFFYENYFRLTNRDIYKDESKWKQIYTNLELIHPNDTEEDMQFFSGLFHKMVDLLTLPFTQEQFDFGDETYFKEIYAYTDYVSNLKEVRNSKVARGSRHSLYINRTYFGLYSILSDLKANVKTMFVPEVQL